The nucleotide window AGAGACTGGAACGGTCGCCGTGGCGTCACACGTTCACACGCAACAAAACCCTTACCCCGACTCCGCTCCAGCCACCGAGTGTGACGGACGACAGCGAGCCACGGCCGGTCGACAGACGCGCGTTCCTGGCGGCCTGTGGCGCGACGGCGCTGGCGGGGTGTGCGGCCGGCAGCGGCGACACGGACGGTGAGCCGGCGTCGGCGGCCGGGACGGCGACTCGGACGGAGACCCGGACGGCGACACCGGCCGACGAGCTCGACTTGGGCGAGCCGGAGGCGTGGCCGATGGCGGGGTACGACGCCCGGAACACGGGGCACAACCCGGCCGCGAACGGGCCGACGGCGACGCCGACGGACGGCTGGGGGTCCGACGTGACCGGCTACAAGACGATGTCGGCGGGCGCGTTCTACGACGGCCGGCTGTACCTCGGCTCCGGCGAGACCGGCTACGGGTTCGATCCGCGCGACGGCTACCCGGACTGGACGGTGAGCCTGGAGTACTCGCCGAACTTCACGGCGCCGGCGGTCGCCGCGGCCGACGGGGTGACGACGACGTACCTCGCCACCCGGAGCACGACGGGGGCGATCCGGGGCGGCGGCGACGGTCGGCTGCTGGCGGTGACGGCGGACGGCGGACGCCGGTGGGCGAGGGACCTCCCCGTGACCGGGTCGGCGAAGCCGGTCGGCGACCGGCTGTACGTCCCGTCGTCGACGAGAGAGACCGGGCGACTCCACGCGCTGTCGCCGACGGACGGCACGACCGTCTGGGAGCACACGGTCTCCGGCGACCGGACTGGCGTGTTCGGTGCGCCCGCGGTCGCCAACAGGGTCGTCTACGCGCCGGTGACACAGTTCGACGGGGAGACGGCGACGGCGGAGCTACGGCAGCTGTCGGTCGACGACGGCACGCGGCGTCGGGGGGTGACGTTCCCCGGTGAGTTCCGGGCACGGCCCGTCGTCGACAAGGACGGTACGGTGTACGTGACGACACGAAGCGGGGTGGTCGCGGCGGTCGCCGACGAAGTCGCCTGGGAGACACAGGTCGACGGAGAGATCTGGGCGACGCCGGTGCTCGTCGACGAGCAGTTGGTCGTCCTGGCGGGCCGTCGACTCGTCGCGTTCGACACGACGACGGGTGGACGACAGTGGACGGTAGAACTTCCCCCGACCCGTGGGAGCGAGCTGGCGACGGACGGCGAGACGGTGTACGTCGGCGGCAACCGGCTGACGGCCGTCGCGGTCGCCGACGGGACGAAGCGGTGGGCGGAGCCGATTCCCGGCGGCAACGCCGGCGGCTGGGGGTCGCCGGTCGTCGCCGGCGAGGCGTTGTTCGTCGGCGTCTGCGTCAAGAACGGGGAGAACGGCGGGCTGTACGACGACCGGATGCGGCTGTTGGTGTGATGCGAGCAGCGTTCACTCGGAGGCGGACGCGCCGACGATCACCGGCCGGTCGGCGAAGACGACGACCGTAGCGACGGCGAGGAACGACGCCCCGACTCCGGCCATCGCCACTCGCGGCGACACCACGTCGGCGGCGGCGCCACTCGCGAGCATCACTGGAATTCGCAGCAACGCCCCGAGGAACGATTCCGCGCTGTTGATCGTCGCCCGTGTATCCGACGTCATTCGGTCGTTGAGGTACTGTCGGACCCCCGGTTGTGCGAGCTTCGGCAGTGACATCATCGCCACGACGGCCGGGACAGTCGTCACCGGAGCGAGAACCGGGAGAATCATACACGCCGCGCCGCCGCCGTACGCGGCGGCGACAGTTCGGCCCAGTCCGAGCCGCGACTGGACGCGCTCCGCGAAGTCCAGCATCACTCCGGAGCCAAGTGTGAACACGGCGTACGTGCCGGCCACGAGCATCGCACTCGGGACAACCACACCCGACAGTGAGTAGCCCGCCTCCGGGATGGCGTCGAACGTCGTCGGCTGGATGTACTTGCTCGCAGTGTAGATGGCACCGCCCGAGAGAACGGACAACAACAGGACCGCCCGAATCGTGGGGTTTGTGAGAAACGTCCGGGTCGCCGTGAGC belongs to Halobaculum sp. MBLA0143 and includes:
- a CDS encoding PQQ-binding-like beta-propeller repeat protein, which gives rise to MTDDSEPRPVDRRAFLAACGATALAGCAAGSGDTDGEPASAAGTATRTETRTATPADELDLGEPEAWPMAGYDARNTGHNPAANGPTATPTDGWGSDVTGYKTMSAGAFYDGRLYLGSGETGYGFDPRDGYPDWTVSLEYSPNFTAPAVAAADGVTTTYLATRSTTGAIRGGGDGRLLAVTADGGRRWARDLPVTGSAKPVGDRLYVPSSTRETGRLHALSPTDGTTVWEHTVSGDRTGVFGAPAVANRVVYAPVTQFDGETATAELRQLSVDDGTRRRGVTFPGEFRARPVVDKDGTVYVTTRSGVVAAVADEVAWETQVDGEIWATPVLVDEQLVVLAGRRLVAFDTTTGGRQWTVELPPTRGSELATDGETVYVGGNRLTAVAVADGTKRWAEPIPGGNAGGWGSPVVAGEALFVGVCVKNGENGGLYDDRMRLLV
- a CDS encoding MFS transporter — encoded protein: MSESGLGSLHPVSRRAVAKYGVFRAFADAGFATPFYVVFMVSNTVTYTDIAVGTSVMAVTTILLELPSGYFADVFGRRRTMFLSQVGLGLGTVGYVVSDGTVDIVLTYLAFGIGAALRSGAGTAWFYDKLAEHDDQEQFAAVMGQIGSYVKYVTTATMIGGGLLYLIEPVYAVAIGAATSLIAAPVVLSLPTNEATDDDGDAVDPRAALTATRTFLTNPTIRAVLLLSVLSGGAIYTASKYIQPTTFDAIPEAGYSLSGVVVPSAMLVAGTYAVFTLGSGVMLDFAERVQSRLGLGRTVAAAYGGGAACMILPVLAPVTTVPAVVAMMSLPKLAQPGVRQYLNDRMTSDTRATINSAESFLGALLRIPVMLASGAAADVVSPRVAMAGVGASFLAVATVVVFADRPVIVGASASE